The Phaeocystidibacter marisrubri genomic interval CTACAACGGCGGTTACAGCTACTTGGAAGTTGGAGCCTTAGCTGGAAGCGCGAGCGGTGGTGGTGCTACCTACACCGTTTTTGTTGCCTACCATCAAAATGGCGTGGGTCACGCGGTTGACTTGTACGACTTTGACCCTTATGGTTGTAACATCACCTATGTAACAACACATAACCTCTCCAACTACCCAGACCCTACGCGCATCAGTATGGATAACCATATAGAGTACGCGCTAGCTATGGCTTGGACCGACGACCTCTACATCTACACTGCCACTTACAATTCAGGCACTTTCACACCTTCTCCGGTGCACCAAATCACTCCAGTGGTTGACCGTCCTATTAACGTTGACGTTGCGTTTACACACGCCCCAGCAAACATGAACCCGAACAACTGGGATCTAGTGATGCACTATGTGTACACCCAGCCTACTTTTGGTCAAAACGTTGTGACTTGTGCTTTGGATTTCTGGACAGTAATGGGATATGCAACTCCGCAAGTACTAGCTGCCACAACTGAAGACGTCAATTTCGTTACAGGAAATGTCATCTTCCCGAATATTGATGGAGCAGACCACGACCAAAACAACTGGGCCTACGCTTACACTGCAAACGGGTTAGATATTGAAGTACGTTTAAACGACTTCGCAGGTGGCGTTCCTCCTACTACAGTTGTAGTAAATAACGGATCTATGGGTAACACAGCGAACAACTCCACTAAGAACCTCCTTCCTACCCTAGCATACAATGCACCTCCTGCGCAAGAAATCAACGTGGGTTGGTACACGAGAGATCAAAATGAATCTTACATCGGTGTTATCATTCAAAGTAACGGTAGCGGCATGGTGAGTGCTAATGACTATTTAACTATTCCAAACAACCCAGGTGCTTCTAGCTCCACTCCCGCTCTTGCCTACTCAAAAATGACCGAGTTCTCCATTCCTCATCAGTATGTGTTCTTCGCTGAACAAAACGGTGCTACGTATGACTTCGTGCACAAGTTCCACGATCAAACGAACTTTGCCAACTTCAAATCTGAAGAGCCACACACCACCACATGTTCACACTATGCCAACACTGCAGTGGAGCGCGAAATGGCATCTATTGAAGTATTCCCTAACCCCGTTCGCAACTCTATCTCCTTGCAAAGCGACGAGCTTTCTGTAGACACAGAGTTAAATGCTCGCTTGGTCGACATCACAGGAAAAGTAATTCTCGAAGGCAAGGGATCACTTTCTGAGATCAATGACTTGATGAACAGTCATATTGAATCTCTACAAACAGGTAGCTACACGCTGAACCTTGAAATTGAAGGTGGGTCCGTTTCTCGATCCATCAAGATTCAAAAACTCTAATTACTCCTTTTTGAAGTTTGAGAAGCCCGGTCAGTTGATCGGGCTTTTTCAATTCCATAGATCCCTTAACACGGGTTCATACCGATATGAACTAAAAGCACATTACCCTATAATTACTTATCAAATTTTAAAAAGATGATTCTAATTAAATATACAATTCATTAATTATATACAATTCGTATGGATAAATACCAAAAAAATACGTAAGAATACGTATTGTATAACACTATCTACATTGTTACATTTACTAACGATTACAATCGACACAAAATTAGTCAAG includes:
- a CDS encoding T9SS type A sorting domain-containing protein; this encodes MKKVLFMMLLSGGVFAQTYNPPVSVEYAYPTSVSPGASTHSSCYVFDDIALAAYDDGNDGQVIWQYFNPGGPSMNCGGTINYNGGYSYLEVGALAGSASGGGATYTVFVAYHQNGVGHAVDLYDFDPYGCNITYVTTHNLSNYPDPTRISMDNHIEYALAMAWTDDLYIYTATYNSGTFTPSPVHQITPVVDRPINVDVAFTHAPANMNPNNWDLVMHYVYTQPTFGQNVVTCALDFWTVMGYATPQVLAATTEDVNFVTGNVIFPNIDGADHDQNNWAYAYTANGLDIEVRLNDFAGGVPPTTVVVNNGSMGNTANNSTKNLLPTLAYNAPPAQEINVGWYTRDQNESYIGVIIQSNGSGMVSANDYLTIPNNPGASSSTPALAYSKMTEFSIPHQYVFFAEQNGATYDFVHKFHDQTNFANFKSEEPHTTTCSHYANTAVEREMASIEVFPNPVRNSISLQSDELSVDTELNARLVDITGKVILEGKGSLSEINDLMNSHIESLQTGSYTLNLEIEGGSVSRSIKIQKL